A part of Candidatus Tanganyikabacteria bacterium genomic DNA contains:
- the pruA gene encoding L-glutamate gamma-semialdehyde dehydrogenase — protein sequence MTTQAPARIEIMAPQGPFRNEDPVDWTDESNVRRMREALAKVRGELGREYPLIIGGKRVMTEGKIRSINPSNPSELVGLFQKAERDHVEPAMQAALEAFETWSRTPAPERASVLFKTAAIIRDRKFEFMAWLVFEVGKNWREADGDIAELIDFLEFYGREALRLAAVEPPVQLPGERDELWYIPLGVAAVIPPWNFAGAIMGGMTSAAVVCGNTVILKPSSDSPAIAAKFVEAMEEGGLPPGVVNFCPGAGGSFGNAVVEHPKTRLIAFTGSKEVGLDIHSKAAQPRKGQLWIKRTILEMGGKDGIVVADDADIDAAVEGVAVSAFGFQGQKCSACSRLILDEKIYDAFLEKLVARVAKITVGDAAENPDMGPVVNAGSLKSIQEYIEIGKQEGRLVFGGDRITSLGDGYFLQPTIIADVAPTGRLAQEEIFGPVLAVIKAKHFDDAMDIANNTEFGLTGAIYSTSPERIERAKRDFHVGNLYVNRKCTGAIVGAHPFGGFNMSGTDSKAGGPDYLFLFTQGKSIATKV from the coding sequence ATGACGACGCAGGCACCCGCCAGAATCGAGATCATGGCGCCCCAGGGCCCGTTCCGCAACGAAGATCCGGTGGACTGGACCGACGAGAGCAATGTCCGCCGCATGCGCGAAGCCCTCGCCAAGGTTCGTGGCGAGCTGGGCCGCGAGTATCCGCTCATCATCGGCGGCAAGCGCGTCATGACCGAGGGCAAGATCAGGTCGATCAACCCGTCCAACCCCTCGGAGCTGGTGGGCCTGTTCCAGAAGGCCGAGCGCGATCACGTCGAGCCCGCCATGCAGGCCGCCCTCGAGGCGTTCGAGACCTGGAGCCGCACGCCGGCCCCGGAGCGGGCGTCGGTGCTCTTCAAGACGGCCGCCATCATCCGGGACCGGAAGTTCGAGTTCATGGCGTGGCTGGTCTTCGAGGTCGGCAAGAACTGGCGCGAGGCGGATGGCGACATCGCGGAGCTGATCGACTTTCTCGAGTTCTACGGCCGCGAGGCCCTGCGCCTGGCCGCGGTCGAGCCCCCGGTGCAGCTCCCGGGCGAGCGTGACGAGCTGTGGTACATCCCGCTGGGCGTGGCCGCGGTCATCCCGCCATGGAACTTCGCCGGCGCCATCATGGGCGGCATGACCAGCGCCGCCGTGGTCTGCGGCAACACCGTCATCCTCAAGCCTTCCAGCGACTCGCCGGCCATCGCCGCGAAGTTCGTCGAGGCGATGGAAGAAGGCGGCCTGCCGCCGGGCGTCGTCAACTTCTGCCCGGGCGCCGGCGGCTCATTCGGCAACGCCGTCGTCGAGCATCCCAAGACCCGCCTCATCGCGTTCACCGGCAGCAAGGAAGTCGGCCTCGACATCCACTCGAAGGCCGCCCAGCCCCGCAAGGGCCAGCTCTGGATCAAGCGCACCATCCTCGAGATGGGCGGCAAGGACGGCATCGTCGTCGCCGACGACGCCGACATCGACGCGGCGGTCGAGGGCGTGGCGGTATCCGCCTTCGGCTTCCAGGGCCAGAAGTGCTCGGCCTGCTCGCGGCTGATCCTGGACGAGAAGATTTACGACGCCTTCCTGGAGAAGCTCGTCGCGCGAGTCGCGAAGATCACGGTCGGCGATGCGGCCGAAAACCCCGACATGGGCCCCGTGGTCAACGCCGGCTCCCTGAAGTCCATCCAGGAGTACATCGAGATCGGCAAGCAGGAAGGCCGTCTGGTCTTCGGCGGCGACCGCATCACATCGCTGGGCGACGGCTACTTCCTGCAGCCCACCATCATCGCCGACGTGGCGCCCACGGGGCGCCTGGCCCAGGAGGAGATCTTCGGCCCGGTGCTCGCGGTCATCAAGGCCAAGCACTTCGACGACGCGATGGACATCGCCAACAACACCGAGTTCGGGCTTACCGGCGCGATCTACTCGACCTCGCCCGAGCGCATCGAACGAGCCAAGCGCGACTTCCATGTCGGCAACCTGTACGTCAACCGGAAGTGCACGGGCGCCATCGTGGGAGCGCATCCGTTCGGCGGGTTCAACATGTCGGGCACCGACTCGAAAGCGGGCGGCCCCGACTACCTGTTCCTGTTCACGCAGGGCAAGTCCATCGCCACGAAGGTCTGA